The genomic window GCATCAAGAACTGCATTACCAATACCGACAAATTGGGGGCAGCGAAACTCTCTGCGGTTGTGCTGAAGAAAAGGATCGAATTGCTGGAAAGTTACTGGCGCAACTTCACCGTAAATCACAACGCTCTGAGACCGATGCCAGATTACGCCGCCAGCAACTACAGGAAGAGAGGCCTATACGACGAAGTCGAGGAAGCCTACATTCAGAACTCCTCTGAATTGGTGGAGAGGCTAGAAAACCTGAAGCCCGCCGCCTCAGCAACTCCGGCTCAAGCCGAGTCTCACGAGTGCAACGCCGGACCCAAActgccgaccctgaccatcgagaagttttcgggcgatctcctacggtgggaggagtttcgcgattcgtttcgcgctACGATTCACAACTCCAAACGATTGCAGGACGTCCAACGCCTACAATATTTGAAGGCGAGCCTCACCGGTGCGGCTGCGAAGGTTATCGCGCGTACATCCCTGACAGATGCGAACTATTCGACGGCGTGGGCGGCACTCGAACGTCGTTATGGAGGCATCCGTGTACTGACCACCGCTCACCTCGGAAGACTTTTGGACTGCCCGGCAGTAAAACGAGCTTCGACGGAGGAATTGACCAGAGTCCTCGACGAGTTCTGTCAAGCTCGAGATGCTCTGGCCGCGCTAAAAAAACCAGTCGACACATGGGACGACTGGTTCGTGACACTCCTCGTCAGGAAGCTGGACTCGACGACGCGCCTGGACTGGGAGAAGATGTTCCCGGACCCGACGATCATGCCGTCCTTCGTGGAGATTCGAGATTTCCTCGAATCACGCATCCATGCCTTGGCCTCGACCCAAGAGCCGATGTGTTCGTCAACACCGACCAAGCGAGAGGAGACGCGAAAATCCGAACAAAGGACGGCCATGACCGTGCAAATGACCAAAGGGCCATCCGCGAAGGCCAGCAACGTTCGGAAGTGCCCGCTGTGCTCGGACAATCACCAGCTAGGGCACTGCGGTCAGTTCAAAACCTTTAGCGCGCCGGAACGCAAGGAATTTGTGTACCGAAATAAACTGTGCGTTTCGTGTTTCTCGGGAACCCACTTGCTCGCGGCGTGCACGTCTTCCTACCGGTGTATGGTGTGCGGCGGTCATCACCACACCTCGCTTCACGAGGCGTTCCGGGAGAGTGAAGCTCCCGCGCAGCCAAGCACAAGTTCGGTGAACACGTTCAGGTCGAATCGCGTTGTTTTACTGGCCACCGCGCGCGTCCAGTTGAAGTCCCCGAACGGTCGCAGTGTCTCCGctcgcgcgttactcgatcCCGGGTCCGAAATGTCATTCATGACGGACGATGTCGTGCAAGCGTTACGTCTTCCGCGCCGGAACGTGGAGGTTCATTTGACCGGATACCAGGAGATAAACGTGGGCACGGTACGTCACGAAGTGTCCGTGTTACTCGCGTCTAGTCGCGACTCCAAGTTCCGACTCGCGTTAAACGCGCTGGTGACGCGAAAAATTACCGCTCCGACTCCAGCGGTAGAAATTAACGACGAGAAGTGGACTCACCTCCACGGACTTCCGTTGGCCGACGAGGACTTCCGCTCTCCGAACAGGGTGGAATTACTTCTCGGGGCAGATGCGTGTGGTCACCTCCTCCTCGAGAATCGAATCGGACCAATGGGCACTCCTCcaattgttcgaacgcccttcggcTGGGCGCCGATGGGCACAACCTCATCCACCAAGGACCACAGCGCTGGACCTCGGGTGCGATCCTTGCTAGTTCAGCCTGCACGAGACCTCCGAGACGATTGGCAGAGGTTCTGGGAGCTGGAAGAAGTACCAACTAGTGCAATAAGCACGCCTCAGGACGAAGCATGCGAAAAGCACTTCAAGGATACGCACCGCAGAGATCAGGATGGACGCTACGTTGTGCGCTTACCGTTCGTTGCCACCCCAGGCACCGATGTGGGAGTTCCGCGATCGGCTGCAGTTCGCTTGCTCTTATCGTCCGAAAGGAGACGAGAAAGGGACGAGACGCTCCGACAGAAATACTCCGAATTTCTGGAGGAGTACGAACGGCTCGGGCACATGGAGTTCGTCTCGCGGCACTCGACTGGCGGGGGGGAGAATTACCTTCCGCATCACGCCGTGTGGCGGGAAAAACCATCTGGAAACAAAATAAGAGTAGTTTTTAATGGCTCTTACGTTTCAGGCAGAGGCAGTACCATTAACGATTACCTGGCCGCCGGACCGAAGCTCCAAACTGACCTCTGGGCCGTAATAACGAGGTGGCGATTCCATCGGCATGCCTTTTCGAcggacattgtaaaaatgtttcgccagATCAAGGTGCACCCAGAGGACAGAGACTGGCAGAGGATCGTCTGGAGGAACGATCCAAGCGAGGAAGTACGGGACTTCCGTTTGACGACGGTGACCTACGGCACGACGTCGGCTCCGTACCTCGCCTCGAGAGTACTGCTTCAACTTGCCGACGACGAGAAGGCTCGATTTCCGCGGGGTGCAGCGATTCTCCGAGCGAATTCGTATGTCGATGACATTCTGGCCGGAGGAGATGACATCGACGACACCGAGGAGGCTCGACGTCAACTCACGGACATCCTGACGGCGGGCGGATTCCCGCTGGATAAGTGGGCGACCAATTACTTGTCGTCGAGCTCCGGTCTCATTCAATTGTTGCAgggtcaccaagaggcaggagcaCTGGGACTCAAATGGAGCACGGCGAACGACACTCTGTCTCTTGCGGCTCCGAAGCTCAGGACTGCCACATCAGGTCAACCATGGACCAAACGATCGGTTTTGTCTGAGACGGCCAGGCTTTTCGATCCATTGGGGTGGCTGTCTCCGATCAGCATTGCTGCGAAGATCCTGCTGCAGGACCTCTGGTTGTCTGGATTGTCGTGGGACGAGCCGCTGTCTGAGCTGTTTTCCGAGCGATGGAAGCAACTTCGATTCGAGATGGAGAGGACCGATCGAATCACAGTTCCGAGATGGATTGGCTATCGTGCGGCGACCAGCGACAGTATAGAGCTGCACGGATTCAGCGACGCGTCGGAAAGGGCATACTCCGCAGCCGTCTTCATAAGGGCGCCAGTTACCGGTGCAAGGGCCGAGACGCACTTACTGATGGCGAAGACCAAGGTCGCTCCAACGAAACCACAGAGCATTCCCAGGCTGGAGCTGTGCGGCGCTCTACTGCTGGCCCGATTGCTGAGAGCAGTAGGAGATTCGATGCGGCCTCACAGCGTGACTATGCATGCgtggaccgatgcatcggtcgtcCTAGCCTGGGTGAGGTCTCATGCTTCCAGGTGGAAACCGTTTGTGGCACATAGGGTGGCCGAGATCCAGCGCCTGCTACCGGACGTTGAGTGGCGACacgcgaggacagacgaaaatcctgcggaccttgccacgcgtgggatttcagcgcaggtactggtcgacgatgacctctggtggagcggtccctcgtggttgtcagggcctcaggaggattggcctggcgcatgtgacgtcgacgagagcgaggctccggagcgcagagtgacggtgacgacgacgatggcaAGGAAGACGAAGTCCGGCGACCATCCCAGTCTGCGAGCCGTCTTCGAATCGCCCTGGGACCCTCTCCGATTCTCGTCAGCGTTGAGGCTGGTCCGAGTGACCGCGTATATGCGACGATTCGCAAACAACGCTCGCTCCATCGGTACACCGCAGCACGGGTTCCTGACAGCCACTGAGATCGACGAGGCGTGGGTGAGCGTCCACCGAATGAGCCAAGCTGACGACTTTGGCGACGAACTTGCGGAAATGGAGAAGGGTAAGATAGTCAAATCGACCTCGACCCTTGTTTCTCTTCGGCCGATTATAGATCGTCAAGGTGTCTTACGAGTGGGAGGACGACTGGACCACGCAGCAGTTTCATTCGACCAGAGACATCCTGTGATAGTCGACCGACAGTCTCCGTTGGCACCATTGCTGATCCGGTCAGCTCATCTTCGGACGCTCCATGGGGGAGTGAACTTGACGCGGGCGACGCTCAGGCTCCGCCACTGGATTCCGCGAGACAAGACGCTGGTGAAACGGGTCGTAAAAGGCTGCGTTACCTGCACTCGGCTCCAAGGGCGCACCAGCAACCAGCAAATGGGAATGCTGCCTGCCCAGCGAGTGCAACCAGCAAGGGCATTCTCGGTCAGCGGAGTCGATTATGCTGGCCCGATTCCGATGCTCATGACGAGAGCAAGGGGACAGCGGACCACCAAGGGATACGTCGTCGTTTTCGTGTGCCTGTGCACGAAGGCGGTCCACTTAGATGTCGTGTCCGATTTGTCCTCTGCCTCCTTCATCGCAGCTTTCAAACGCTTCGTAGCTAGACGCGGAAGATGTCACCAGATGCTGAGTGACAACGCTACGACGTTCAGAGGTGCCGATCAGCTTCTGAAGC from Halictus rubicundus isolate RS-2024b unplaced genomic scaffold, iyHalRubi1_principal scaffold0047, whole genome shotgun sequence includes these protein-coding regions:
- the LOC143363453 gene encoding uncharacterized protein LOC143363453, producing MPQTFSDVVVAQEEIAGRIKNCITNTDKLGAAKLSAVVLKKRIELLESYWRNFTVNHNALRPMPDYAASNYRKRGLYDEVEEAYIQNSSELVERLENLKPAASDVQRLQYLKASLTGAAAKVIARTSLTDANYSTAWAALERRYGGIRVLTTAHLGRLLDCPAVKRASTEELTRVLDEFCQARDALAALKKPVDTWDDWFVTLLVRKLDSTTRLDWEKMFPDPTIMPSFVEIRDFLESRIHALASTQEPMCSSTPTKREETRKSEQRTAMTVQMTKGPSAKASNVRKCPLCSDNHQLGHCGQFKTFSAPERKEFVYRNKLCVSCFSGTHLLAACTSSYRCMVCGGHHHTSLHEAFRESEAPAQPSTSSVNTFRSNRVVLLATARVQLKSPNGRSVSARALLDPGSEMSFMTDDVVQALRLPRRNVEVHLTGYQEINVGTVRHEVSVLLASSRDSKFRLALNALVTRKITAPTPAVEINDEKWTHLHGLPLADEDFRSPNRVELLLGADACGHLLLENRIGPMGTPPIVRTPFGWAPMGTTSSTKDHSAGPRVRSLLVQPARDLRDDWQRFWELEEVPTSAISTPQDEACEKHFKDTHRRDQDGRYVVRLPFVATPGTDVGVPRSAAVRLLLSSERRRERDETLRQKYSEFLEEYERLGHMEFVSRHSTGGGENYLPHHAVWREKPSGNKIRVVFNGSYVSGRGSTINDYLAAGPKLQTDLWAVITRWRFHRHAFSTDIVKMFRQIKVHPEDRDWQRIVWRNDPSEEVRDFRLTTVTYGTTSAPYLASRVLLQLADDEKARFPRGAAILRANSYVDDILAGGDDIDDTEEARRQLTDILTAGGFPLDKWATNYLSSSSGLIQLLQGHQEAGALGLKWSTANDTLSLAAPKLRTATSGQPWTKRSVLSETARLFDPLGWLSPISIAAKILLQDLWLSGLSWDEPLSELFSERWKQLRFEMERTDRITVPRWIGYRAATSDSIELHGFSDASERAYSAAVFIRAPVTGARAETHLLMAKTKVAPTKPQSIPRLELCGALLLARLLRAVGDSMRPHSVTMHAWTDASVVLAWGGRDPAPATGR
- the LOC143363454 gene encoding uncharacterized protein LOC143363454 yields the protein MARKTKSGDHPSLRAVFESPWDPLRFSSALRLVRVTAYMRRFANNARSIGTPQHGFLTATEIDEAWVSVHRMSQADDFGDELAEMEKGKIVKSTSTLVSLRPIIDRQGVLRVGGRLDHAAVSFDQRHPVIVDRQSPLAPLLIRSAHLRTLHGGVNLTRATLRLRHWIPRDKTLVKRVVKGCVTCTRLQGRTSNQQMGMLPAQRVQPARAFSVSGVDYAGPIPMLMTRARGQRTTKGYVVVFVCLCTKAVHLDVVSDLSSASFIAAFKRFVARRGRCHQMLSDNATTFRGADQLLKRMFNAASTFYKETAELLAADGTEWRFIPPYSPHFGGLWEAAVKSAKRHLRRTIGEQQLTFEELSTLLCQVEAFPEPGDEITYDAGRRRWNLVSRLLEGFWQRWRTEYLSQLQTLPKWQRARENLAVGAVVLLKDDLAPPTKWPLGRVVEVHRGSDGRVRVAVVKTATRTTTRAIQRLVPLISSEHSTGEET